One window from the genome of Castellaniella sp. MT123 encodes:
- a CDS encoding SRPBCC family protein, whose amino-acid sequence MSENDFHPGSIRRLDDVVEGQLQRIIEHPPADVWRMLTEPQRLAQWLAPGSVELRRGGAVRIDFADSGTLIESTVRALEPGHLLEYSWSSGSQPERPLRWTLDAVERGTQLTLTVRLPADEDIAKACAGFEGHLEMLVAALEGVPVHFPVELYLQARKAYQAMLAA is encoded by the coding sequence ATGAGCGAAAATGATTTCCACCCGGGCAGCATCCGCCGTCTGGACGACGTTGTCGAAGGCCAGCTGCAACGTATCATCGAACATCCACCGGCTGATGTCTGGCGCATGCTGACCGAACCGCAGCGCCTGGCACAGTGGCTGGCGCCGGGGTCGGTCGAACTGCGCCGCGGCGGGGCGGTGCGCATCGACTTCGCCGACAGCGGGACGCTGATCGAAAGCACCGTGCGCGCACTGGAACCGGGGCACCTGCTGGAATATTCCTGGAGCAGCGGCTCGCAACCCGAACGTCCCTTGCGCTGGACCCTGGATGCTGTCGAACGGGGTACGCAGTTGACGCTGACGGTGCGCCTGCCCGCCGACGAGGACATCGCCAAGGCCTGCGCGGGATTCGAGGGCCATCTGGAAATGCTGGTGGCCGCCCTGGAAGGCGTGCCGGTCCATTTCCCGGTGGAACTGTACCTGCAGGCCCGCAAGGCCTATCAGGCGATGCTGGCGGCTTAG
- a CDS encoding ABC transporter permease subunit (The N-terminal region of this protein, as described by TIGR01726, is a three transmembrane segment that identifies a subfamily of ABC transporter permease subunits, which specificities that include histidine, arginine, glutamine, glutamate, L-cystine (sic), the opines (in Agrobacterium) octopine and nopaline, etc.), whose protein sequence is MIELFEKAVPVLFEGFWITLRIGLLAILFASLLGLGAALMRTSTRRLVAGLAFAYSTVFRGTPLLIQLFLLYYGIGTLDFVHDQPALWWLFSDGARCAILAIALNSGAYMSEAIRGGLQSVPNGQIDAALSCGMSRLQVFRRIRFPLAIRQAFPAYSNELVLAIKGTSLASTIAVMELTGFARRLMSQSYLIVETFIIAGLLYLAINVTLLGCAWLVERGLRIQARD, encoded by the coding sequence ATGATCGAACTGTTCGAGAAGGCCGTACCGGTCCTGTTCGAGGGATTCTGGATCACGCTGCGCATCGGCCTGCTCGCCATCCTGTTCGCCTCGCTGCTGGGCCTGGGGGCCGCGCTGATGCGAACCTCGACACGTCGTCTCGTCGCCGGCCTGGCTTTCGCCTACAGCACCGTGTTTCGCGGAACGCCCCTGCTGATCCAGCTGTTCCTGCTGTATTACGGTATCGGCACTCTGGATTTCGTGCATGACCAGCCGGCCCTGTGGTGGCTGTTCAGCGATGGAGCCCGCTGTGCCATCCTGGCCATCGCTCTGAACAGCGGCGCCTACATGAGCGAAGCGATCCGGGGCGGCCTGCAATCGGTGCCAAACGGCCAGATCGACGCTGCCCTGTCCTGCGGCATGAGCCGCCTGCAGGTATTCCGGCGCATTCGTTTCCCGTTGGCCATCCGCCAGGCGTTTCCGGCCTACAGCAACGAGCTGGTGCTGGCGATCAAGGGCACGAGCCTGGCATCCACCATCGCGGTCATGGAGCTCACCGGTTTCGCCCGGCGCCTGATGAGCCAAAGCTACCTGATCGTCGAAACCTTCATCATCGCGGGTCTGCTGTATCTGGCGATCAACGTCACGCTGCTGGGATGCGCCTGGCTGGTCGAACGGGGACTGAGGATCCAGGCCCGGGACTGA
- a CDS encoding ABC transporter permease subunit (The N-terminal region of this protein, as described by TIGR01726, is a three transmembrane segment that identifies a subfamily of ABC transporter permease subunits, which specificities that include histidine, arginine, glutamine, glutamate, L-cystine (sic), the opines (in Agrobacterium) octopine and nopaline, etc.) has product MISSLHDILSAGWGTLLLRGAGMTVFISLCGICLGMAIGIAGAALKAGGGWLARGAIGLYTLIVRSVPELLIIYLLFFGTVQPAADLADWLNWDDLMSTVFPVLVGILAIGLISGSYSVEVFRGAFKAIDPGQIEAARAIGMDRRQCLWRITLPQLLWYALPGANNVWQNALKDTALISLVGLVELMRAAVLGAAATRAPLTLYLLAGILYFLIGVCSQGMFVWAERHFGRGMQGAAR; this is encoded by the coding sequence ATGATTTCTTCCCTGCACGACATTCTGAGCGCCGGCTGGGGCACCCTGCTATTGCGCGGTGCCGGCATGACCGTGTTCATCAGTCTGTGCGGCATCTGCCTTGGCATGGCAATCGGCATTGCCGGCGCGGCCCTGAAGGCTGGCGGCGGCTGGCTGGCGCGCGGCGCGATCGGCCTTTACACCCTGATCGTACGCAGCGTTCCCGAACTGCTCATCATCTATCTGCTGTTTTTCGGCACTGTCCAGCCCGCCGCCGACCTGGCGGACTGGCTGAACTGGGACGACCTCATGAGCACGGTCTTTCCCGTGCTGGTCGGCATCCTGGCTATCGGCCTGATTTCCGGGTCCTACAGCGTCGAAGTCTTCCGTGGCGCCTTCAAGGCCATCGATCCGGGACAGATCGAAGCAGCCCGCGCCATCGGCATGGACCGACGCCAGTGCCTGTGGCGCATCACGCTGCCACAACTGCTCTGGTATGCGCTGCCCGGGGCCAACAACGTCTGGCAGAACGCCCTGAAGGACACGGCGCTGATCTCGCTGGTCGGCCTCGTGGAACTGATGCGCGCCGCCGTCCTGGGCGCCGCCGCCACGCGAGCGCCCCTGACGCTCTATCTCCTGGCCGGGATCCTGTATTTTCTGATCGGGGTCTGTAGTCAGGGCATGTTCGTCTGGGCCGAACGGCATTTCGGCCGGGGCATGCAGGGGGCCGCACGATGA
- a CDS encoding transporter substrate-binding domain-containing protein, whose product MVTSLARQVALCAALGLAGLATAAPAATLKIGTEGGYPPWSMVNAQGKVTGFDADVGQALCKKLDTKCRFVVQAFDSLIPALQADRFDLVISGMSVTADRAKVIAFSIPYATEDSAFVLPAGSPLLKATDQKTLLQGLAGKTVGVQSGTTQGAFLQKHAPDLKLKTYETQDQMQIDLSAGRLDATFSEVTPQSQFLKAAGQGKFALADYVVKSSADPDILGQGIGAGINKSNTQLKAKVDKALCELIQDGTIKKSSQKWFGVDLSNYAACK is encoded by the coding sequence ATGGTGACATCCCTTGCACGACAGGTGGCGCTCTGCGCCGCCCTGGGCCTCGCGGGCCTGGCCACAGCTGCCCCGGCAGCCACCCTGAAGATCGGCACCGAAGGCGGCTACCCGCCCTGGAGCATGGTGAACGCCCAAGGCAAGGTCACCGGTTTTGACGCCGACGTCGGCCAGGCCCTGTGCAAAAAGCTCGATACAAAATGCCGTTTTGTGGTGCAGGCCTTCGACAGCCTGATCCCCGCGCTGCAGGCGGACCGCTTCGATCTGGTGATCTCGGGCATGTCGGTGACGGCCGATCGCGCCAAAGTCATCGCCTTCAGCATCCCCTACGCCACCGAGGACTCCGCATTCGTGCTGCCGGCCGGCAGCCCGCTGCTCAAGGCCACCGATCAGAAGACCCTGCTGCAGGGCCTGGCCGGCAAGACCGTGGGCGTGCAAAGCGGCACCACACAGGGCGCCTTCCTGCAGAAGCACGCGCCGGACCTGAAGCTCAAGACCTACGAAACCCAGGACCAGATGCAGATCGATCTGTCCGCCGGGCGGCTGGATGCCACGTTCTCGGAAGTCACCCCGCAAAGCCAGTTCCTGAAGGCCGCTGGCCAGGGAAAATTCGCCTTGGCCGACTATGTTGTGAAAAGCAGCGCCGATCCCGACATCCTGGGCCAGGGCATCGGTGCCGGGATCAACAAGAGCAACACCCAGCTCAAGGCCAAGGTCGACAAGGCATTGTGCGAACTGATCCAGGACGGCACGATCAAGAAGTCCAGCCAGAAATGGTTCGGCGTCGATCTTTCCAACTACGCCGCCTGCAAATAA
- a CDS encoding alkene reductase has protein sequence MTSLFDPLQLGDVPLRNRIVMSPSACLRPAPGRIPSDALRAYYAQRASAGLIVTESASVSPLGAGYPDTPGIWNSDQAQGWRRITEAVHDRGGRIFLRLWHAGRVSNPEFLSGEMPVAPSAIACAVPVSSDRTDTPDYVVPRSLHPDEILRIVADFDQAARYARLAGFDGVEVHAGDGYLIDQFLHDGSNCRRDEYGGSVDNRSRFLLEIVDVCIGVWGSGRVGVHLSPRGDRHDMRDSDPATLYRHVAQELDKRRLAFICVREHAGADALTPVIRQAFSGALILNEGYDAESARQAIETGCGEAVAFGKAFVSNPDLVQRLEAGLPLRPDIEMIPVV, from the coding sequence ATGACTAGCTTGTTCGATCCGTTGCAACTGGGGGATGTGCCACTGCGCAACCGCATCGTCATGTCGCCTTCCGCCTGCCTGCGTCCGGCGCCGGGACGCATCCCGAGTGATGCGCTGAGGGCCTATTATGCCCAGCGGGCCTCCGCCGGCCTGATCGTGACCGAGTCGGCTTCCGTGTCTCCGCTGGGGGCGGGATATCCCGATACACCCGGCATCTGGAATTCCGATCAGGCTCAGGGCTGGCGCCGGATCACCGAGGCCGTCCATGATCGGGGCGGCCGGATCTTTCTGCGCCTCTGGCATGCCGGCCGGGTATCCAATCCCGAATTCCTGTCCGGCGAGATGCCGGTGGCCCCTAGCGCGATCGCCTGCGCGGTTCCGGTATCGTCCGATCGAACGGATACGCCGGATTACGTGGTGCCGCGCAGCTTGCATCCCGACGAGATCCTCCGGATCGTGGCCGATTTCGATCAGGCGGCGCGGTATGCCCGGCTGGCCGGGTTCGACGGGGTGGAAGTCCATGCCGGGGACGGCTATCTGATAGACCAGTTCCTGCACGATGGTTCGAACTGCCGGCGGGACGAGTATGGGGGTAGCGTGGACAACCGCAGCCGGTTCCTGCTGGAAATCGTCGATGTCTGCATCGGTGTCTGGGGTTCGGGGCGCGTCGGCGTGCATCTGTCGCCGCGCGGCGATCGGCATGACATGCGGGATTCGGATCCGGCCACCCTGTACCGGCATGTTGCCCAGGAATTGGACAAGCGCCGCCTGGCGTTCATCTGCGTGCGCGAACATGCGGGCGCCGACGCGCTGACCCCCGTGATCCGGCAGGCGTTTTCCGGTGCGCTGATCCTCAATGAAGGCTATGACGCCGAGTCCGCGCGGCAGGCGATCGAAACAGGGTGCGGCGAGGCCGTGGCATTTGGCAAGGCCTTCGTCAGCAACCCGGATCTGGTGCAGCGGCTGGAAGCCGGCCTGCCCCTGCGGCCCGACATCGAGATGATACCGGTGGTCTGA
- a CDS encoding GatB/YqeY domain-containing protein yields the protein MSTGLASLISDAVKAAMRAHDSTRLGTLRLLQAAIKQKMVDERIEPDDAMIIAIIEKQAKQRRESITAFESAGRAESAAQERAELEILKEFLPQGASPEEIAAAIDTAIAQAQSKGLQGGAAMGAIMGQLKPALAGRADMAAVSAQVKARLAGWLTHDPKRC from the coding sequence ATGAGCACCGGCCTTGCCAGCCTGATTTCCGACGCCGTCAAGGCGGCCATGCGCGCGCACGACAGCACCCGCCTGGGCACCCTGCGCCTGCTGCAGGCGGCCATCAAGCAAAAGATGGTCGACGAACGCATCGAGCCCGACGATGCGATGATCATCGCCATCATCGAAAAACAGGCCAAGCAGCGCCGTGAATCGATCACCGCCTTCGAATCGGCCGGCCGTGCGGAAAGTGCCGCCCAGGAACGCGCGGAACTGGAAATTCTGAAGGAATTCCTGCCCCAGGGCGCCAGCCCCGAGGAAATCGCGGCCGCCATCGACACCGCCATCGCGCAGGCGCAGTCCAAGGGGTTGCAGGGCGGCGCGGCCATGGGTGCCATCATGGGCCAGTTGAAACCCGCGCTGGCCGGCCGAGCCGACATGGCCGCCGTTTCCGCCCAGGTCAAGGCCCGCCTGGCTGGCTGGCTGACTCACGACCCGAAGCGATGCTGA
- a CDS encoding NRDE family protein — translation MCIAYLSIGHPDWPLRIAANRDEFHVRPTMAAGPWPERPGVIAGRDLTAGGTWLGWTAGGRFALLTNYREPGLPVPSGAPSRGVLVRDYLLGTDSAADHVRAIARHAGDWAGFNLIVGAPGDVWYLCNRDPAGAPRRLRQGNYVLSNHLLDTPWPKARRLRATLDTLPADQWVQDPEQVFALLHDTTQADTRDLPETGLSLAREQLLSSPFIISPDYGTRCSTIIVAGADGHALFSELSYDAAGLPTGRQDWRVPTMAGLPSAPCPSGAESESAR, via the coding sequence ATGTGTATCGCCTACCTCTCGATCGGCCACCCGGACTGGCCTCTGCGGATCGCCGCCAATCGGGACGAGTTCCATGTCCGGCCCACGATGGCTGCCGGCCCCTGGCCTGAGCGCCCAGGCGTCATTGCCGGACGCGATCTGACGGCGGGGGGTACCTGGCTGGGCTGGACGGCGGGGGGGCGCTTCGCTCTGCTGACCAACTATCGGGAACCCGGTCTGCCGGTTCCGTCCGGCGCACCGTCGCGCGGCGTCCTGGTGCGCGACTACCTGCTGGGCACGGATAGCGCCGCCGACCACGTCCGGGCGATCGCCCGTCACGCGGGCGACTGGGCGGGATTCAATCTGATCGTGGGCGCTCCCGGCGACGTCTGGTACCTGTGCAACCGCGATCCCGCCGGAGCGCCCCGCCGGTTGAGACAGGGCAACTACGTCCTGTCGAACCATCTGCTGGACACCCCCTGGCCCAAAGCCAGGCGGCTACGGGCGACGCTGGATACGCTGCCCGCCGATCAATGGGTGCAGGATCCCGAACAGGTGTTCGCTCTGCTGCACGACACCACCCAGGCCGATACCCGGGATCTGCCAGAAACCGGGCTTTCCCTGGCGCGCGAGCAGTTGCTGAGCAGCCCCTTCATCATCAGTCCGGACTACGGCACCCGTTGCTCCACCATCATCGTGGCCGGAGCGGACGGCCACGCGCTGTTTTCGGAACTCAGCTACGATGCGGCCGGTTTGCCGACCGGCCGACAAGACTGGCGCGTGCCGACCATGGCTGGACTGCCCTCCGCCCCCTGCCCGTCCGGGGCCGAATCCGAGTCCGCGCGTTAA
- the fabA gene encoding 3-hydroxyacyl-[acyl-carrier-protein] dehydratase FabA, with protein MMQKTSYSYEELLTCGRAELFGPGNAQLPLPPMLMFDRIVHIDDRGGSHDKGEIIAELDIRPDLWFFNCHFQGDPVMPGCLGLDAMWQLVGFFLGCCGGQGRGRALGVGEVKFTGQVLPTAQKVRYHINMKRVMMRKLVMGFADARMEVDGHEIYVAHDLRVGLFTRTDNF; from the coding sequence ATCATGCAAAAAACCAGTTACAGCTACGAAGAACTGCTGACATGCGGGCGTGCGGAACTCTTTGGTCCTGGCAATGCCCAGTTGCCGCTGCCTCCCATGCTGATGTTCGATCGGATCGTGCACATCGATGATCGTGGCGGGTCTCACGACAAGGGCGAGATCATCGCCGAACTCGATATCCGTCCCGACCTGTGGTTTTTCAATTGCCACTTTCAGGGCGACCCGGTCATGCCGGGATGTCTGGGTCTGGACGCCATGTGGCAGCTGGTCGGGTTTTTTCTGGGCTGCTGCGGTGGCCAGGGGCGCGGCCGTGCGCTGGGCGTGGGCGAGGTCAAGTTCACGGGGCAGGTCTTGCCGACCGCCCAAAAGGTGCGCTATCACATCAATATGAAGCGCGTGATGATGCGCAAGCTCGTCATGGGGTTTGCCGATGCGCGCATGGAAGTCGACGGCCATGAAATCTATGTGGCCCATGACCTGCGGGTGGGGCTGTTCACTCGTACGGACAATTTCTAG
- the fabB gene encoding beta-ketoacyl-ACP synthase I: protein MRRVVVTGMGIVSSLGNNQSEVLDSLRAGRSGITFQPEYAEQGLRSHVAGSVHLDALEKIDRKLSRFMANGHAYAWLAMQEAIQDAGLTSDLVSNPRTGLIVGAGGASHSSINDGIQTLHEKGVRRVGPYMVTKAMASGVSACLATGAQIKGVNYSISSACSTSAHCIGNAVEQIQLGKQDIVFAGGAEEEHWSLSFMFDAMGALSTRYNDTPERASRTYDANRDGFVISGGGGILVVEEYEHAKARGANILAEIVGYGATSDGYDMVAPSGEGAERCMRQALADVRTHIDYINTHGTSTPVGDVKELEAIRAVFGDNLPWIASTKSLSGHALGAAGVNEAIYTLLMMKHGFVAASANIETLDPAAEGMNILLEPLAKADIQTALSNSFGFGGTNATLVFSRATL from the coding sequence ATGCGTCGTGTGGTCGTCACCGGCATGGGCATTGTGTCCAGCCTGGGCAATAACCAGTCCGAGGTGCTCGACAGCCTGCGTGCGGGTCGTTCGGGCATCACGTTTCAACCCGAATACGCTGAACAGGGTCTACGTTCGCATGTGGCGGGGTCCGTGCATCTGGACGCGCTGGAAAAGATCGATCGCAAGCTCAGCCGCTTCATGGCCAACGGTCATGCCTATGCGTGGCTGGCGATGCAGGAAGCCATTCAGGATGCCGGCCTCACATCGGATCTGGTGTCCAACCCGCGCACCGGCCTGATCGTTGGCGCCGGCGGCGCGTCGCATTCCTCGATCAATGACGGTATCCAGACCCTGCATGAAAAGGGCGTGCGCCGGGTGGGGCCCTACATGGTGACCAAAGCCATGGCCAGCGGCGTGTCCGCCTGCCTGGCCACCGGCGCCCAGATCAAGGGCGTGAACTACTCCATCAGTTCGGCGTGCTCCACCAGCGCGCACTGTATCGGCAATGCCGTCGAGCAGATCCAGCTCGGCAAACAGGACATCGTGTTTGCCGGCGGGGCCGAGGAAGAGCACTGGTCCCTGTCCTTCATGTTCGACGCGATGGGCGCGCTGTCCACGCGCTACAATGACACCCCGGAACGCGCTTCCCGCACTTACGATGCCAACCGTGATGGTTTCGTCATTTCCGGCGGCGGCGGGATCCTGGTGGTCGAGGAATACGAACACGCCAAGGCGCGCGGCGCCAACATCCTGGCGGAAATCGTCGGCTATGGCGCCACCTCGGACGGCTACGACATGGTTGCGCCCTCGGGCGAAGGCGCTGAACGCTGCATGCGTCAGGCGCTGGCCGATGTCCGCACCCACATCGATTACATCAATACCCATGGCACCAGTACGCCGGTGGGCGACGTCAAGGAACTCGAAGCCATCCGGGCCGTTTTCGGTGACAACCTGCCCTGGATCGCCTCGACCAAATCGCTCTCGGGTCATGCGCTGGGCGCGGCCGGCGTCAACGAGGCCATCTACACCCTGCTGATGATGAAACATGGTTTCGTGGCGGCTTCCGCCAATATCGAAACGCTCGATCCAGCGGCCGAAGGCATGAATATCCTGCTTGAACCCCTGGCCAAGGCCGACATCCAGACGGCGTTGTCGAACAGCTTCGGGTTCGGCGGCACGAACGCCACGCTGGTGTTTTCCCGCGCGACCCTCTGA
- a CDS encoding MFS transporter encodes MSGARVSTWGRWLTAASLLLLAANLRPLFPSTAVLLPDISRGLGLSAAASGYLTTLPVLCMGIFAPFAPRCAQRIGIERTLLLVLLLITTGTALRGAFDAVGLFLGTALAGAGIALGNVLLPSLVKRDFADRAALMTGLYTMSLVGGAALAAATTLPLMHKLGDQWTLSLAIWAVPGILALFAWSPVAWRAGSHHTNGRHILPVQGLRRDRLAWAVTLFMGLQSALAYCVLGWMAPILRDRGLSGTEAGLVTSVSILLQVASCLLTPLLASRWRDQRGLAVGLTVVATFALIGMVLGPRWAIWPLAVIQGIGQGGLFALALMLIVLRSHDAHVAAHLSSMAQATGYVLAASGPLLIGVLYAWTGGFQAAAGLLGALGLCTALAGWQAGRNALVQARSIPESPKPAAA; translated from the coding sequence ATGAGCGGCGCGCGCGTCAGCACCTGGGGCCGCTGGCTGACGGCAGCCAGCCTGTTGCTGCTGGCCGCCAATCTTCGCCCCCTCTTTCCCAGTACGGCGGTGCTGCTGCCGGATATCAGCCGAGGATTAGGACTCAGCGCGGCGGCAAGCGGCTATCTGACCACACTGCCCGTCCTGTGCATGGGGATCTTTGCACCGTTCGCGCCACGCTGCGCCCAGCGCATCGGCATCGAGCGCACACTGTTGCTGGTCCTGCTGCTCATCACCACCGGCACCGCCTTGCGCGGCGCCTTCGACGCCGTGGGGCTATTTCTGGGGACGGCGCTGGCGGGCGCCGGCATTGCCCTGGGCAACGTGCTCCTGCCCAGCCTGGTCAAACGCGACTTCGCCGACCGCGCTGCCCTGATGACCGGCCTCTACACCATGAGCCTCGTGGGCGGCGCGGCGCTGGCGGCCGCCACCACCCTGCCCCTGATGCACAAGCTCGGTGATCAGTGGACGCTGAGCCTGGCGATCTGGGCCGTACCCGGAATCCTGGCGCTGTTCGCCTGGTCGCCCGTGGCCTGGCGGGCGGGATCTCACCATACGAACGGCCGCCATATCCTGCCCGTCCAAGGGCTGCGGCGCGACCGGCTGGCTTGGGCCGTGACCCTGTTCATGGGGCTGCAATCCGCCCTGGCTTACTGTGTGCTGGGCTGGATGGCGCCCATATTGCGCGACCGGGGGCTGAGCGGCACCGAAGCCGGGCTGGTGACTTCGGTTTCGATCCTGCTGCAGGTCGCGTCCTGCCTGCTGACCCCGCTGCTGGCCTCCAGATGGCGCGACCAGCGGGGGCTGGCGGTCGGCCTGACCGTGGTCGCCACTTTTGCCCTGATCGGGATGGTGCTGGGTCCGCGTTGGGCCATCTGGCCCCTGGCCGTCATCCAGGGCATCGGTCAGGGCGGTCTGTTCGCGCTGGCACTGATGCTGATCGTGCTGCGATCACACGATGCGCACGTGGCCGCCCATCTGTCCAGCATGGCCCAGGCCACGGGATACGTGCTGGCGGCCAGCGGCCCGTTACTGATCGGCGTGCTGTACGCCTGGACAGGAGGCTTCCAGGCTGCCGCAGGCCTGCTGGGCGCTCTGGGTCTGTGCACCGCGCTGGCTGGGTGGCAAGCGGGACGCAACGCGCTGGTTCAGGCCAGATCCATCCCCGAATCCCCGAAACCGGCTGCCGCCTGA
- a CDS encoding MFS transporter, with translation MKNSFAPASAVPLIQPEPAQPQPGIAFPVLGAISVTHLLNDMMQSVLLAIYPVLQGRFDLSFAQVGIITLAFQFSSSLLQPFVGRFTDRRPLPYSLPVGMGFTCCGLLLLSQAWNFPLVVLAATLVGAGSSVFHPESSRVARMASAGHHGLAQSIFQVGGNIGSSIGPLLAALLIVPRGQGSVAWISLAALVGICILFGVSRWYAANLTGSRGRSSLRKTDNGLSPRQVRGAVSILLLLIFSKYFYLSGITSYFTFFLIDRFGLEIQQAQYSLFVFLVGVATGTLVGGPVGDHIGRKRVIWGSILGTAPFSLALPYVNLQWTLILVFCAGVMIASAFPAILVYAQELMPGKTGTVSGLFFGLAFGMGGIGAAALGRLADATSISFVYHVCAFLPLLGITAFFLPDMRRGRA, from the coding sequence ATGAAAAATTCGTTCGCGCCAGCCTCCGCTGTTCCTCTCATCCAGCCCGAACCCGCCCAGCCACAGCCCGGTATTGCATTTCCGGTGCTGGGTGCCATCAGCGTGACCCACCTGCTCAACGACATGATGCAGTCGGTGCTGCTCGCGATCTATCCCGTGCTGCAGGGGCGCTTCGACCTCAGCTTCGCCCAGGTCGGGATCATCACCCTGGCCTTCCAGTTTTCCTCCTCGCTGTTGCAACCCTTCGTCGGGCGTTTCACGGACCGCCGTCCGCTGCCCTATTCGCTGCCCGTTGGTATGGGATTCACCTGCTGTGGCTTGTTGTTGCTCTCCCAGGCCTGGAATTTTCCACTCGTGGTGCTGGCAGCGACGCTGGTGGGGGCGGGATCGTCGGTCTTTCACCCGGAATCCTCGCGCGTGGCCCGCATGGCTTCGGCCGGACACCATGGCCTGGCGCAGTCGATCTTTCAGGTCGGTGGCAACATCGGCTCCTCGATCGGGCCACTGCTTGCCGCGCTGCTGATCGTACCCCGAGGCCAGGGCAGTGTGGCCTGGATCTCGTTGGCAGCCCTCGTGGGGATCTGCATTCTATTTGGGGTAAGCCGCTGGTATGCCGCCAATCTGACCGGCAGCCGGGGGCGCAGTTCCCTGCGCAAGACCGACAACGGGCTGTCCCCGCGCCAGGTCCGGGGGGCGGTCTCCATCCTGCTGCTGCTGATCTTCAGCAAGTACTTCTACCTGTCCGGGATCACCAGCTACTTCACATTCTTCCTGATTGACCGTTTCGGCCTGGAAATCCAGCAGGCGCAGTATTCCCTGTTTGTCTTCCTGGTGGGCGTGGCCACCGGGACCCTGGTGGGCGGGCCGGTGGGCGACCATATCGGCCGCAAGCGCGTCATCTGGGGATCGATCCTGGGGACGGCGCCCTTTTCCCTGGCGCTTCCTTACGTCAATCTGCAATGGACGCTGATCCTGGTGTTTTGCGCCGGCGTCATGATTGCCTCGGCCTTTCCGGCGATCCTCGTCTATGCCCAGGAACTCATGCCGGGCAAGACAGGCACTGTCTCGGGGCTTTTCTTTGGCCTGGCCTTCGGCATGGGCGGCATCGGCGCTGCGGCGCTGGGCAGGTTGGCCGACGCGACCAGCATCTCTTTTGTCTACCACGTGTGCGCCTTCCTGCCACTGCTGGGAATCACTGCCTTCTTCCTGCCCGACATGCGGCGCGGTCGCGCATGA
- a CDS encoding urea transporter, with product MVCLSDCLRVGRIFLRGVGQVFLQRSAWAGICFLGAVAWQSGPLALACGLGTWVGTQWGLRYGTREECEDGLHGYNGALAGIGVLVVLPPGPLAWGLVVVLAWLVTWLAQVWRRHGPLSPYTAPFILATWLLMIIASAAGWPAPVAGTSAVMGDGLMAWAQGTLRGVGQVMFLDDLGAGALCILGLSLSRPGAALCAVLASALTLLAALAAGFPGDAASLGLYGFNAVLTAEALRQALPGRWGALCLGVLASLGLMRGFQVLELPSLTAPFVLATLLVRQLSRTLSFFKA from the coding sequence ATGGTTTGCCTGTCCGATTGCCTGCGTGTTGGCCGCATTTTCCTACGAGGGGTGGGGCAGGTGTTCCTGCAGCGCAGCGCCTGGGCCGGCATCTGCTTCCTTGGCGCGGTCGCATGGCAGTCCGGCCCGCTGGCGCTGGCCTGCGGGCTGGGCACCTGGGTGGGTACCCAATGGGGGCTGCGGTATGGCACGCGCGAGGAATGCGAGGACGGTCTGCACGGCTACAACGGCGCGCTGGCGGGCATCGGCGTCCTGGTGGTCCTGCCGCCCGGACCTCTGGCCTGGGGGCTGGTGGTGGTTTTGGCCTGGCTGGTCACCTGGCTGGCCCAGGTCTGGCGCCGGCACGGGCCGCTGTCGCCCTATACCGCGCCGTTCATTCTGGCAACCTGGCTTTTGATGATCATCGCATCGGCGGCTGGCTGGCCGGCCCCTGTGGCCGGAACATCGGCGGTCATGGGTGATGGCCTGATGGCCTGGGCACAAGGGACGTTGCGAGGGGTCGGTCAGGTCATGTTCCTGGATGACCTGGGGGCTGGTGCGCTGTGTATCCTGGGCCTGTCCCTGTCGAGGCCGGGGGCGGCGCTATGCGCCGTCCTGGCGTCGGCGCTGACACTGTTGGCCGCGTTGGCAGCCGGCTTTCCCGGCGATGCCGCCTCGCTGGGGCTATACGGCTTCAATGCCGTCCTGACGGCCGAGGCCCTGCGTCAGGCCCTGCCGGGTCGCTGGGGGGCGCTGTGTCTGGGTGTCCTCGCCAGCCTGGGCCTGATGCGTGGTTTTCAGGTGCTCGAGCTGCCTTCCCTGACTGCCCCGTTCGTCCTGGCGACCCTGCTGGTGCGGCAGTTGTCGCGCACACTCAGCTTCTTTAAAGCTTGA